From Methylopila sp. M107, a single genomic window includes:
- a CDS encoding DNA cytosine methyltransferase, translating to MGQLSFYEFFAGGGMARLGLGDGWRCLFANDLSESKAQSYRANFGGEDLWVGDVHDVAPAMLPGRPDLVWGSFPCQDLSLAGSGKGFGGSRSSAFFGFMAVVTALRAEGRAPRILALENVCGALTARGGRDFEAIGRALSLAGYRFGALVIDAARFLPQSRPRLFIVAMDRAAAPPPELVGDGPEDGLVGPWSPRALLAARAGLDEEVARDWVWWRLPEPRANIPALASLLEDEPSDVRWRSRAETDDLVALMAPLHRARLAALAAGGERRVGTLYRRIRPDGAGGKAQRAEARFDGVAGCLRTPAGGSSRQILLEVEGGALRSRLLSGREAARLMGLPDDYRLPARYNDAYRLAGDGVAVPVVRWLARGLIEPLLDVSAGRRLAG from the coding sequence GTGGGTCAGCTCAGCTTCTACGAGTTCTTCGCGGGCGGCGGCATGGCGAGGCTCGGCCTCGGCGACGGCTGGCGCTGCCTGTTCGCCAACGACCTGTCCGAGTCCAAGGCCCAGTCCTACCGCGCGAATTTCGGCGGGGAAGACCTTTGGGTCGGCGACGTCCACGACGTCGCGCCCGCGATGCTGCCCGGCCGTCCCGATCTGGTCTGGGGCTCTTTCCCTTGCCAGGATCTTTCGCTCGCCGGTTCCGGCAAAGGTTTTGGCGGGTCGCGATCGAGTGCGTTCTTCGGCTTCATGGCTGTGGTGACGGCGTTGCGCGCCGAGGGGCGCGCGCCGCGCATCCTTGCGCTCGAAAACGTCTGCGGCGCGCTGACCGCACGCGGCGGGCGGGATTTTGAGGCGATCGGACGCGCGCTGTCGCTGGCGGGCTATCGCTTCGGCGCTCTGGTGATCGACGCGGCGCGCTTCCTGCCGCAGTCCCGTCCGAGACTGTTCATCGTCGCTATGGACCGCGCCGCCGCGCCGCCGCCGGAGCTTGTCGGGGACGGACCGGAGGATGGGCTGGTGGGTCCCTGGAGCCCGCGCGCCTTGCTGGCCGCGAGGGCCGGCCTCGACGAAGAGGTCGCGCGCGACTGGGTCTGGTGGCGTCTGCCCGAGCCGCGCGCCAACATCCCGGCGCTCGCGTCGCTGCTCGAAGACGAACCTTCCGACGTCAGATGGCGCAGCCGCGCCGAGACGGACGACCTCGTGGCGTTGATGGCGCCGTTGCATCGCGCGCGGCTTGCGGCGCTCGCGGCCGGGGGCGAGCGGCGGGTCGGGACGCTCTACCGGCGCATCAGGCCGGACGGCGCCGGCGGCAAGGCGCAGCGCGCGGAGGCGCGTTTCGACGGCGTCGCTGGATGCCTCAGGACCCCGGCGGGCGGATCGAGCCGCCAGATCCTGCTGGAGGTCGAGGGCGGCGCGTTGCGGTCGCGCCTGCTGTCGGGTCGCGAGGCCGCGCGGCTGATGGGCCTGCCGGACGACTACCGGCTGCCGGCCCGCTACAACGACGCCTATCGGCTCGCCGGCGACGGCGTGGCGGTTCCGGTCGTGCGCTGGCTGGCGCGCGGACTGATCGAGCCGCTTCTCGACGTCAGCGCGGGACGGCGGCTCGCAGGCTGA
- a CDS encoding very short patch repair endonuclease: MTDPARSAVMRAVKSRDTGPEMLVRRVAHALGFRFRLHRTDLPGSPDLVFPRAKTAVFVHGCFWHGHDCPRGARVPKTNVDYWRAKIGRNVARDARVRGELEAAGWRTLTLWECELKDRDGLEARLRDALGA; the protein is encoded by the coding sequence ATGACCGATCCGGCGCGATCGGCCGTGATGCGGGCGGTCAAGAGCCGCGACACCGGGCCCGAAATGCTCGTGCGGCGCGTCGCGCATGCGCTCGGCTTCCGTTTCCGCCTGCATCGCACGGACCTTCCCGGCAGCCCGGACCTCGTGTTCCCGCGCGCGAAGACCGCCGTGTTCGTCCATGGCTGCTTCTGGCACGGGCATGACTGCCCGCGCGGCGCGCGGGTCCCGAAGACAAATGTGGACTATTGGCGCGCCAAGATCGGCCGCAACGTCGCGCGCGACGCCCGCGTCCGCGGCGAGCTCGAAGCGGCCGGATGGCGGACGCTGACGCTCTGGGAGTGCGAGCTGAAGGATCGGGACGGGCTGGAGGCGCGCCTCAGGGACGCGCTCGGGGCCTAA